The genomic stretch GGCCCGCGCTGCCACTTCATCCATAATGCCGACGAACGCAGACCAGCGCCCACCAACACCAACAGCATGCATGTAGAGTCCACCAAGCCCGCCAGGGGAGAGCCGGTGTGCGGCTACGGGCAGCACCAGCAGGCGGCGGGAGCCTTCAGGGACCGACCAAAACTCCACCACAGCCTTAGCTTCTCGGGTTTCTCCAGCCACCACGAACTCGACTCGCCCCTTCTCGAAAGCCCCACGTCCCGCACTCCCCCACCGCCTTCTTCCAATAGTTCCCCCAGCGCCACTAACTTCTACGAAGACGTTCTCTCGTCGAGTCGTTGCCTTGGGAACAGTGCCTTCTCTTTCCCCGGCCAAGACCTCAAAACCCTGCTCGCGCCGCTGGCCGTGCACACGCACAACGGTTACTATGGGAACCTTCAGGTCAACATGGGCGACGGCCTCGGCCACTTGCAGTCCCTCCACCGCCTGTCGGAGTCGCCGGTGTTCGACTCGCCCCCCAGCCCGCCTGACAGCATCTCGGACCGGGAGAGCTACGCTAGCGGCTCGCTCAGCTCCTCTGGAAGTCTCAGCGGCTCTGAGTCTCCCAGTCTGGACGGCGGGAGACGTTTGCCAATCTTCAGCAGGCTGTCGATTTCCGATGATTAATCCGCTTTTATAGTGAATTGTGGTggattttttctctctctcgcgACCCTCCCGATAGATATGCAATTCAGCAAAAGACTTTAATATCGAGGGAGATGGATTTGTTTGTCAGACGGTTGACATGGCATTAGTCTGTATGAACTGCTTGAAGGCATTCCACCGGTGCAGTTTGTTGCATTCTCTTGGTCTTTTTGGACCAACTACTTTCCAGATTTGTACAAAAGACTTGTTTTTGAACGTGAAAGACAGAGCGGTTTCAGATTTTCCTTCTTCCTTGCCAAGAATATGCCTTGACAAAAAGTATACTAGTTTTGAAAGTATGTACTTCCATTCCAAAAGTTTATCCAGTTTCGCGGCGCCACCCAGTGGTTTGGTTGGTTTGTGCAGTTTGAAACTTTCGTTTGGCTTGTTGGGAAATCACTGCTGATGGTTGaatatatctattttttttttttagctgattTGTGTGATTTACATAGCAGTGCATAACTGGCTATGAActatttaacttatttattttatcttgtGAAAAGTATAGGCTACATTGTTAATTGTGTCCATACTGTATTTATCGAGTATGATGAAGCAATAGATCTATATTCTTTTATGTTTAAATTAAGATCGCCATTATTAATCTACATAAAGTGGAGTGTATGTTCTTTTCacagtaatatatatttttgtttggtctcttttttttttttttttttttttttttttttttttttttttttgtaacttctttattttattgtaaatgagtaaaaaaaaaaaaatcttaatttaagaGATTGTatgtgatatttatttcattcattttgtttccttgtttacgttcattaaaaaaaaaagtttgtgtgaTTTGCTTGTTTGTTGGGATGTTACTTTTCGGaagggtttgtttgtttttgttttggagaATCGTTAGACGTGTCCCTTTTAGGTAGGTATGTACGTAGAATGTATAAACTGTTTGGACCGTCCAAACGTGTACTAGCCTTAGATTTTCATTAAAATCAGATTTCAAAGATCCCAAGTACATTGGTTaaccaaaaagtatttttttttttaattttatatatataattatacacacatacatatacacgtGTATGTAAAATGCACGACAGCCATGTGCGTGAGAATGTAGCAGTCAAGTGCCCCAGTATTACTGCCTAGTGCCTGTGGGGATTCACCATCTTACATTGCCTTATGATTAACCAAATAAAGTATTTTCATACATGTTATTGTTTTACAACAAGAGGAAATGAATGTAGTTTGTAATTTATATTTCTTGGAAGGTTGTTACCACTTATCAAAGGAGAGAAA from Ctenopharyngodon idella isolate HZGC_01 chromosome 13, HZGC01, whole genome shotgun sequence encodes the following:
- the LOC127524765 gene encoding mRNA decay activator protein ZFP36L2-like, with product MRDHLRLSSSEETEMSATILSTFYDIDMLYKEKSLNMNAIHINSMLDKKAVGAPVTTSSSSSCTNNCNSYASGFFRRNSASNMESMTNGNKYPASSYSNMKENAIMNKENKFRDRAYSENGERSQQQLQVLQQKPGSQINSTRYKTELCRPFEENGACKYGEKCQFAHGYHELRSLSRHPKYKTEPCRTFHTIGFCPYGPRCHFIHNADERRPAPTNTNSMHVESTKPARGEPVCGYGQHQQAAGAFRDRPKLHHSLSFSGFSSHHELDSPLLESPTSRTPPPPSSNSSPSATNFYEDVLSSSRCLGNSAFSFPGQDLKTLLAPLAVHTHNGYYGNLQVNMGDGLGHLQSLHRLSESPVFDSPPSPPDSISDRESYASGSLSSSGSLSGSESPSLDGGRRLPIFSRLSISDD